One window of Aspergillus oryzae RIB40 DNA, chromosome 3 genomic DNA carries:
- a CDS encoding transcription factor domain-containing protein (predicted protein): MASETTPVDTTTSKAASGDQDAPVEGDSAKRKAEQTNGTHTRTKRNRYISIACNECKRRKIKCNGQTEQQPHLVHPKGQRSSPMYHAVNHVLIGRYAPNCCNNNFKDSDEFRSMKDQITTLQDQVNSLFSSLNELRSQRSSIESPSFDNFSRDGSQPVFTPMHAGLAKPRLRHPRFHGPTSSTFNFNVARSSLQNMGIAPTEEVITDDLTTAHATPAGSPPHVTPFAPPIHPTKDPIWAIKREDAIRLCQIYEEEIGIMYPLFEIEKVTQQINLLYTFMEAATRTGFAQRALPGSDGLQDDNTNLIKMILATTLVVEGGGQSELGQRLYLSVKPVIESKIWEPLDIRTIQLFGIVATYHFHTDDDAMAYRLIGLSARMCLELGLHRRDALAKSFPNEDQWPEIIKIFWAIYSLDRRWSLGTGLPFVIQDEDIDPNLPEPDASLPYLKCMISYNRISSKIWYSGLGSEGTTDIRRDEIGYLDYQILQWYKHIPEALKFYPVQSPKHGEPVNRGLRRLRVLLYLRMNQLRILIYRPVLHSAASISEDKGHAQTVVDVAKDTVRVLTRLNQTSDIYRTQQITFNYFLVAALAVLFLAVCHAPTEFNRQVRDEFYMALDLVNGFSTKSYVSKRLWKAIKGLRKIGERLGVLVRPFGSDSNDPHSTAAVAMAGLAGHPIEDLSVYGPMNGMNELGNSPLNGLQMSHELTTLFEAVGGFGNFIASSTAQDGMGGFVGPDGEIQNTGEGLSGVLGDDGELSRAIRDLF; encoded by the exons ATGGCTTCGGAGACCACTCCGGTAGATACGACGACGTCGAAAGCGGCATCTGGCGACCAGGATGCCCCTGTGGAGGGTGATAGTGCGAAGCGGAAAGCGGAACAGACCAACGGAACACATACGCGCACGAAGCGGAATCGTTATATCTCTATCGCCTG CAATGAATGCAAGCGACGGAAGATTAAGTGTAACGGTCAG ACGGAACAACAGCCGCACCTTGTTCATCCCAAGGGGCAGCGGTCCTCACCCATGTATCATGCGGTTAATCATGTCTTGATAGGTCGATATGCCCCGAATTGCTGCAACAATAACTTTAAGGATTCGGA TGAATTCCGGTCTATGAAAGATCAGATTACGACTTTGCAAGACCAGGTCAATAGCCTTTTCAGTAGTCTAAATGAGCTCCGCTCGCAGAGATCTTCAATTGAATCGCCGAGCTTCGATAACTTCTCGCGAGATGGATCGCAGCCTGTGTTTACTCCTATGCATGCTGGGCTGGCAAAACCACGTTTGAGACACCCCCGGTTTCATGGCCCCACAAGCTCGACTTTCAATTTCAATGTAGCAAGATCTAGCCTTCAAAACATGGGCATCGCTCCGACAGAAGAAGTGATAACTGACGACCTGACTACGGCTCATGCAACACCTGCTGGCTCACCTCCCCATGTTACACCATTCGCGCCTCCTATCCATCCTACTAAAGATCCCATATGGGCCATCAAACGTGAGGATGCTATACGATTATGTCAAATCtacgaagaagagattgGGATCATGTATCCACTCTTCGAAATCGAAAAGGTGACGCAACAAATCAACTTACTCTACACATTTATGGAAGCTGCAACCCGCACTGGATTTGCACAAAGAGCGCTGCCCGGCTCAGATGGTCTCCAAGACGACAATACAAACCTTATAAAGATGATCCTTGCAACAACGCTGGTCGTTGAGGGAGGTGGCCAGAGCGAGCTTGGTCAACGTCTTTATCTCAGTGTGAAACCTGTCATTGAGTCCAAGATTTGGGAGCCATTGGACATTAGAACCATTCAGCTCTTCGGTATCGTG GCAACCTACCATTTCCACACGGACGATGATGCCATGGCCTACCGTCTCATCGGGTTATCTGCTCGCATGTGCCTTGAACTAGGGCTGCATCGACGAGATGCGTTGGCGAAGTCATTTCCTAACGAAGATCAATGGccagagatcatcaagatcttctGGGCGATCTATAGCTTGGACAGGCGCTGGAGCCTTGGTACTGGACTACCGTTTGTtattcaagatgaagatattgatccGAACTTACCAGAACCG GATGCATCGCTGCCGTACCTAAAGTGTATGATTTCTTATAACCGCATCAGCTCAAAAATTTGGTACTCTGGGCTTGGCTCAGAGGGAACAACGGACATACGTCGAGATGAAATCGGCTATCTGGACTATCAAATTCTCCAGTGGTACAAACACATTCCAGAAGCCCTGAAGTTCTACCCAGTGCAGTCACCAAAGCATGGTGAGCCAGTGAACCGTGGTCTTCGACGACTGCGTGTGCTGTTATATTTGCGCATGAACCAGCTTCGCATTCTTATCTACCGACCGGTCCTTCACTCAGCAGCTAGCATCTCCGAAGATAAGGGCCATGCCCAAACTGTGGTGGATGTAGCCAAAGATACGGTTCGAGTGCTTACACGGTTGAATCAAACTTCCGACATTTACCGCACTCAACAGATTACATTCAACTATTTCCTTGTTGCCGCTCTGGCTGTCCTCTTTCTCGCCGTCTGCCATGCGCCGACGGAGTTCAACCGGCAGGTCCGAGACGAGTTCTACATGGCACTCGATCTAGTCAATGGCTTTAGCACGAAATCTTACGTATCGAAACGGTTATGGAAGGCCATTAAAGGCCTTCGAAAAATTGGTGAAAGGCTAGGCGTGCTCGTGCGTCCCTTTGGGTCTGATTCTAATGACCCTCATTCTACCGCGGCTGTCGCCATGGCCGGTTTGGCTGGCCATCCGATCGAAGATCTATCGGTATATGGACCTATGAATGGGATGAATGAACTAGGAAATAGTCCATTAAATGGGCTCCAGATGAGCCATGAGCTAACAACATTGTTCGAGGCTGTTGGAGGGTTTGGCAACTTCATTGCGTCTAGCACAGCGCAGGACGGGATGGGCGGGTTTGTAGGACCCGATGGAGAAATCCAAAACACGGGGGAAGGCCTTTCAGGAGTTCTGGGAGATGACGGTGAATTATCACGAGCCATCAGGGACTTGTTCTAA
- a CDS encoding casein kinase II subunit beta (casein kinase II, beta subunit) produces MSSSEGAPESWISSFCSLMGHEFFAEVSEDFIEDDFNLTGLQSQVPMYKEALEMILDVEPEEDEDEDEEEEEEEDEDELLGDEKLPGYRRAGDRRHTRVASDLSVIESSAELLYGLIHQRYITSRPGIQQMLEKYEMQHFGVCPRVYCNGCKVLPVGRSDTPGQETVKLFCPSCQDLYTPPNSRFHSVDGAFFGTTFGCLFFMTFPDLDIGPRLDSSLVSPARSSTVNNQVSPDVPPAHQPVEINGVRTANFCPGLGLGKIYESRIYGFRVSERSRTGPRMKWLRMKPTDVEELNEMARYEAARREADNDGDTEMGAAPAGGAQNSAIAKRKKAPMRRRRYNPDQMSINGAEAG; encoded by the coding sequence ATGTCATCTTCGGAAGGTGCCCCGGAGTCATGGATCTCCTCCTTTTGCTCCCTCATGGGTCATGAGTTTTTTGCCGAGGTGTCGGAGGATTTCATCGAGGATGACTTCAATTTGACGGGACTGCAGTCACAGGTGCCCATGTACAAGGAGGCATTGGAGATGATCTTGGATGTGGAAccagaggaggatgaggacgaggacgaggaggaagaagaagaggaagacgaggatgaactATTAGGTGATGAGAAGCTCCCCGGGTATCGGCGAGCCGGTGACCGAAGGCATACGCGGGTAGCCAGTGATCTGAGCGTTATAGAGAGCTCTGCTGAGCTGCTCTACGGCTTAATTCATCAGAGATATATCACTTCTCGGCCGGGCATACAGCAGATGCTGGAGAAGTACGAGATGCAGCATTTTGGTGTCTGCCCCCGCGTCTACTGCAATGGTTGCAAGGTTCTGCCTGTTGGTCGATCTGATACTCCAGGCCAAGAGACGGTGAAGCTCTTTTGTCCGAGCTGCCAGGATCTGTATACGCCCCCAAACAGTCGTTTCCACTCTGTTGATGGTGCCTTCTTTGGAACTACTTTTGGATGCTTATTTTTCATGACATTCCCTGACTTGGACATTGGTCCTCGGCTCGATAGCTCTCTTGTATCGCCGGCACGGTCATCCACAGTAAATAACCAGGTCTCTCCCGATGTTCCTCCTGCTCATCAGCCGGTGGAGATTAACGGGGTACGAACGGCCAATTTCTGCCCCGGACTTGGATTGGGCAAGATCTATGAATCACGGATTTATGGATTCCGGGTTTCGGAGCGGTCTCGGACCGGACCACGTATGAAATGGCTACGGATGAAGCCCACGGATGTTGAAGAACTCAATGAGATGGCCCGATATGAGGCAGCTCGTAGGGAAGCCGACAACGACGGCGATACAGAAATGGGCGCCGCTCCTGCAGGAGGAGCGCAGAACTCGGCGAtagcaaagaggaaaaaggcaCCTATGCGGAGACGGCGGTACAACCCTGATCAAATGAGCATTAACGGCGCTGAGGCGGGATAA
- a CDS encoding bZIP transcription factor (predicted protein), which yields MHRSSSHTYQTTSSRGSSSHASSSAFSPNANPNEDWTKISDLAERRRIQNRIAQRNYRKKLKRRLEDLEKRAASASESPERSNERTEAPKSSHPAKPRARNSRASKSNGDATRRATAERTPAYDGYAAQDDRGAMFSHQCTRQLSASPPPVYSYPSYSHLEPYGQSPYGHPHPYHSIPSTYSDMYNGEYGGSVPSILPVTMTTTGPVKRPHVYADEDIVSPFSMSYASMAGIDLCPSSQHLSESNIPMPPLSHVCSDDHSSPSTPAEPPNLACPLTPESDPCSPHSYPLF from the exons ATGCACCGATCAAGCAGTCACACCTACCAAACAACCAGCTCAAGAGGCTCGTCGAGTCATGCCAGCAGCAGTGCCTTTAGTCCGAATGCCAATCCCAACGAAGACTGGACCAAAATATCAGATCTTGCCGAGCGGCGGCGTATTCAGAACCGAATTGCGCAGCGCAATTATC GTAAAAAGCTCAAGCGCCGCCTAGAGGACCTTGAGAAGAGGGCTGCTTCAGCTTCAGAGTCCCCAGAACGGTCCAACGAGAGGACTGAAGCGCCGAAGAGTTCGCATCCCGCCAAGCCTCGTGCTAGGAACTCTCGCGCTTCTAAGTCGAACGGGGATGCCACTAGACGGGCTACAGCAGAGAGGACCCCGGCCTATGATGGTTATGCAGCACAGGATGACAGGGGCGCGATGTTCTCCCATCAATGTACGCGCCAGCTCTCCGCATCACCCCCGCCTGTGTATTCTTATCCTTCATATTCCCACTTGGAACCCTACGGGCAGTCCCCCTATGGACATCCGCATCCCTATCATTCAATCCCGAGTACCTACAGTGATATGTATAATGGAGAGTACGGGGGGTCAGTGCCATCTATTCTCCCCGTCACAATGACTACGACAGGCCCAGTCAAGAGGCCGCATGTCTACGCGGACGAAGATATAGTGAGCCCGTTTAGCATGAGTTACGCATCCATGGCTGGCATCGATTTGTGTCCGAGTTCGCAACATCTTTCGGAGTCCAATATCCCT ATGCCGCCGCTGTCGCACGTTTGCAGCGATGATCACTCCTCCCCATCGACACCGGCGGAGCCGCCCAATCTGGCATGCCCTCTTACTCCCGAGTCGGACCCGTGCTCTCCTCACTCGTACCCTCTATTTTAA
- a CDS encoding uncharacterized protein (predicted protein), with amino-acid sequence MAPNLAPSQHQIICDMIKCDPSLTNAQIAEAANCSTRAIPRIRSNLRLFGSSKAPPNKGGRPRSISPIMLEALCDHLLEKPDLYLDEMAIFLWDEFQIYATTSSIRRALSSKGWSKKAARQKAKERNSDLRDMYFHLISDFHSYQLVYVDESGCDKRAGFRRTGWSPLGTTPIQVSKFHRDQRYQILPAYSQDGIILSRIFRGATDTSVFEDFIEELLLQCGKWPEPRSVIVMDNASFHYSERIDQMCLEAGVKLVYLPPYSPDLNPIEEFFAELKAFIRRHWSVYEDSPEQGFDTFLEWCIDVVGARKQSAKGHFRHAGLTVEES; translated from the coding sequence ATGGCACCCAACCTGGCGCCTTCGCAACATCAAATTATTTGTGATATGATCAAGTGCGATCCATCACTTACTAATGCCCAGATAGCTGAAGCTGCTAACTGCAGCACACGCGCAATTCCTAGGATTCGGTCAAATCTCCGGCTATTCGGCAGTAGCAAAGCCCCTCCAAATAAAGGTGGACGCCCACGAAGCATCTCACCAATAATGCTGGAGGCTCTTTgtgatcatcttcttgaaaaGCCTGATCTATACCTTGACGAAATGGCCATCTTTCTATGGGATGAGTTCCAAATATACGCAACTACATCTAGTATCAGGCGGGCTCTGTCTTCTAAAGGTTGGTCCAAAAAGGCAGCTCggcagaaagcaaaggaacgGAATTCAGATCTGCGGGATATGTATTTCCATTTAATCTCAGATTTTCATTCCTATCAGCTTGTATACGTGGACGAATCTGGATGCGATAAACGAGCTGGCTTCCGACGAACGGGCTGGTCTCCTCTAGGTACAACTCCTATTCAAGTGTCTAAATTTCATCGTGATCAGCGGTATCAAATATTGCCTGCATATTCTCAAGACGGTATCATTCTGTCCCGTATCTTTCGAGGTGCGACCGATACTTCAGTCTTTGAGGATTTTATTGAGGagctgcttcttcaatgtggGAAATGGCCAGAACCGAGGTCTGTCATAGTTATGGACAATGCATCTTTTCATTACTCCGAGCGGATCGACCAAATGTGCTTAGAAGCGGGGGTTAAACTAGTGTATTTGCCGCCATATTCGCCGGACCTAAATCCAATTGAAGAGTTCTTTGCTGAGTTGAAAGCCTTCATTCGGCGGCACTGGAGCGTGTATGAAGATAGCCCAGAACAAGGATTTGACACCTTCCTTGAATGGTGCATTGACGTTGTAGgggcaagaaaacaaagtgCGAAAGGGCACTTCCGGCACGCCGGTCTGACTGTTGAAGAGTCATGA
- a CDS encoding uncharacterized protein (predicted protein), translated as MFFYRVTDKDSVAAFEPGQGFIAGNTSSRVTLDPLIQDDAIELVEYIQRHLNWKNRYPTPFISAYLDFDTAKTEALRRVNDGKKSVVLWKICLDEDDDLEWATIYDLKRELGFWIQDNAFHNAKYEALFVRKIPRDYVVGGERYTNRQGNGFRTGLEFKSKAIIVMAVEKKQKKERKMEVGDKPSSTLGFIFVA; from the exons ATGTTTTTCTACCGGGTAACTGACAAAGACTCCGTTGCTGCATTTGAACCGGGACAAGGTTTTATCGCAGGGAATACTTCTTCCCGAGTAACACTGGATCCCCTTATACAAGACGATGCTATAGAGCTCGTGGAATATATCCAGCGACATCTGAACTGGAAGAACAGATACCCGACACCGTTCATTTCCGCATATCTTGATTTCGACACGGCCAAAACCGAAGCACTGCGCCGGGTGAACGATGGCAAGAAGAGTGTCGTTCTCTGGAAAATCTgcttggatgaggatgacgatcttgaaTGGGCAACAATATACGACCTAAAAAGAGAACTGGGGTTTTGGATTCAAGATAACGCATTCCACAATGCCAAGTACGAAGCCCTGTTTGTGCGTAAAATCCCACGAGACTACGTTGTCGGAGGCGAAAGGTACACGAATCGGCAAGGAA ACGGGTTTAGGACGGGATTAGAGTTCAAATCGAAAGCGATTATTGTGATGGCcgtagaaaagaagcaaaagaaagagaggaaaatggaagTTGGTGATAAGCCATCCTCTACCCTAGGATTTATTTTTGTAGCATAG
- a CDS encoding HNH endonuclease signature motif containing protein (predicted protein), translated as MTMPLSFSHLIRGYKLHPKDTFLTFFFSSIYENLCSQPADLIDSDITIVLTFFDNFTSWSPDEKNKAKSAIEEFADYIIENFLLPLRASSVKTPQPTPASLSAIQTSTPSGTPYRVSILRKSCLVRDRYRCVISRKFDKSEARKRFEQYGEDCKDDEGIELKNESSDRFQFLEVAHILPHCLTTVSSGDADLNVLRILDMFDPGVIHLIDGPKIDSPINALTLTLDYHRMFEPYGIILYAHTSITSILRVS; from the exons ATGACGATGCCTCTCAGCTTCAGCCACCTGATCCGTGGATACAAACTCCATC CTAAGGATACATTTTTaacgttctttttctcgtcgATATACGAAAATCTATGTTCACAGCCTGCtgatttgattgattctgATATTACGATTGTCTTGACGTTCTTCGATAACTTTACGTCTTGGAGTCcagacgagaagaacaaagcaaagagcGCGATCGAAGAATTCGCTGATTACATCATTGAGAATTTCCTCCTTCCGC TCCGAGCTTCATCTGTCAAGACTCCGCAACCGACGCCTGCATCATTATCCGCAATACAAACATCTACGCCCTCCGGCACACCATACCGTGTATCTATCTTGCGAAAAAGTTGCCTTGTGCGTGATCGCTATCGTTGCGTAATTTCTCGAAAATTTGATAAGAGCGAGGCTAGAAAACGTTTCGAGCAGTATGGGGAAGATTGCAAGGACGATGAAGGAATAGAATTGAAAAACGAATCAAGTGACCGCTTTCAGTTCCTGGAAGTGGCCCATATTCTACCACATTGTCTTACAACAGTTTCCTCTGGAGATGCAGACCTA AATGTGCTTCGGATTTTAGATATGTTTGACCCTGGTGTCATCCATCTAATTGATGGTCCGAAGATTGACAGCCCCATTAACGCCCTTACTTTAACGCTCGACTATCATCGTATGTTCG AGCCGTACGGCATAATTTTATACGCCCATACCAGTATAACGAGTATATTACGCGTATCATAG
- a CDS encoding branched-chain amino acid aminotransferase, cytosolic (branched chain aminotransferase BCAT1, pyridoxal phosphate enzymes type IV superfamily), which translates to MNSLRQFTRRKALQSLAVPPSQGFSTIRLWQRHFNSTPAVASRLAGIDPSKLTVTKTSSPKELTPAKDLVFGKTFTDHMLAIEWSASNGWDAPRIVPYQNLSLDPSACVFHYAFECFEGMKAYKDNNGQIRLFRPDKNMERLNKSSSRIALPTVDGEALTQLVGELVKLDSRFIPSARGYSLYLRPTMIGTQSTLGVGPPGSALLFVIASPVGPYYPTGFKAISLEATDYAVRAWPGGVGDKKLGANYAPCIVPQLSAASRGFQQNLWLFGEEEYVTEVGTMNLFIALKNKETGQKELVTAPLDGTILEGVTRDSVLGLARERLAPNGWTVSERKIRMSEVAEAADEGRLIEVFGSGTAAIVSPVRNISYKGKMVDCGLKEDEEAGEIASQMKNWIEGIQYGDEDHKWSYVL; encoded by the exons ATGAACTCGCTGCGTCAATTCACTCGTCGCAAGGCGCTACAGAGCCTGGCTGTCCCTCCGAGCCAGGGCTTCAGCACAATTAGATTATGGCAGAGACATTTCAACAGTACTCCAGCTGTTGCTTCCCGGCTAGCTGGCATTGATCCTTCAAAGCTTACGGTCACCAAAACGAGCTCCCCTAAAGAATTGACACCTGCAAAGGATCTCGTTTTTGGCAAGACCTTCACTG ATCATATGCTTGCTATTGAATGGTCAGCATCCAATGGCTGGGATGCCCCTCGTATTGTTCCCTACCAAAACCTCAGCTTGGATCCCTCGGCTTGTGTGTTTCACTATGCATTTGAATGCTTTGAAGGCATGAAAGCCTACaaagacaacaatggccaaATTCGGCTGTTCCGTCCAGACAAGAACATGGAGCGCTTGAACAAGTCTTCGTCGCGAATTGCTCTCCCTACCGTTGACGGTGAGGCTCTGACCCAGTTGGTTGGGGAGCTCGTGAAACTGGACAGCAGATTCATCCCTAG TGCCCGGGGATATTCACTATACCTCCGGCCCACAATGATCGGCACGCAAAGTACCCTTGGAGTTGGACCACCAGGATCTGCCCTTTTGTTCGTCATCGCAAGTCCCGTTGGGCCTTATTACCCCACTGGCTTCAAAGCCATCTCGCTAGAGGCCACTGACTATGCTGTTCGAGCCTGGCCCGGTGGTGTTGGGGATAAAAAGCTGGGTGCTAACTACGCTCCGTGCATTGTTCCTCAGTTGAGCGCAGCCTCCCGAGGCTTCCAACAAAACTTGTGGCTTTtcggcgaggaagaatacGTAACCGAGGTCGGCACTATGAACCTCTTTATTGcgctgaagaacaaggaaacAGGGCAGAAGGAACTAGTCACTGCTCCTTTAGATGGAACCATTCTTGAGGGCGTGACCCGTGACTCTGTTTTAGGACTTGCCCGGGAGAGATTAGCACCAAACGGCTGGACTGTGTCTGAACGCAAGATTAGAATGTCTGAGGTTGCTGAGGCAGCAGACGAGGGTAGGTTGATTGAGGTGTTCGGATCTGGCACCGCAGCCATCGTAAGCCCTGTACGAAACATCAGCTACAAAGGCAAGATGGTCGATTGTGGcttgaaggaagatgaggaagctgGCGAGATTGCTTCCCAGATGAAAAATTGGATCGAGGGGATCCAGTATGGTGATGAAGATCACAAGTGGAG CTACGTCCTGTAA
- a CDS encoding putative protein kinase Scy1 (protein kinase), with translation MFSSALKSFSSNISANYQISPQPAVISGPWKVHDGKKKSTGTSASIFIFDKKSLESRPSGLGGRSSSSSAKKLHEDVVERLKREASSLTRLRHPSVLQVLEPVEETRGGGLMFVTEQITTSLARLLQEKDAQESNSRLGSRSSRYMVEEPDGTRRRRDLEIDELEIQKGLLQVAKGLEFLHESAGLVHGNLNPEAIFINAKSDWKISGLGFAGPPNSSDSRSSLPPLALSEVLYQDPRLPPSVQLNLDYTSPDFALDSNVTTSADLFSLGIIIVALYNSPHISPLQAHSNLSSYRKLLSSPSTTPSQGNNFLCSGTIPRDLVTHVLPRLITRRPAQRLNAREFQQSQYFDNILVSTIRFLESLPAKNQYEKSQFMRGLQRVISEFPVSVLERKVLGILLDELKDRELLPLILQNIFAILQRIPNARRTFPEKVIPRIKELFPSEKAAVHERDAKKDAGLMVVLEHMKIVAQNCSGKELKDDVLPLIRLGLDSPTHSLVDGAIKCLPVILPILDFSTVKNEVFPPIASTFSRTNSLAIKVRCLEAFTALCGGSPSEGEPVEDDLSGLVQKGKPQPIKSSILDKYTIQEKLVPSLKAIKTKEPAVMMAALHVFQQIGTIADTEFLALEVLPILWSFGLGPLLNLNQFGEFMNLIKNIASKIEREQRKKLQELSSGIDSSGFQNGAGSSSKIPDSSTQSNADSTRDNFERLVLGRGPDVSNSKDTDPWSSMLLEEASSQKKPPTAFSWSTNMVESASRGNATSGTSGLSMRSITPDYNLHSFPSLEPTARQPSSPAPAFPTLQAKSPATWNTPSSPNSQNSLSGPSLGALANMKASGASMSGPSVQPTPGFAAFSIPPPPSSHIALGTFPGSGSLAAANKSPLGINVAHDASSNNSVSQPQGNAKQGLDKYESLL, from the coding sequence ATGTTTTCATCAGCTCTGAAATCATTTAGTTCCAATATATCAGCCAATTATCAAATTTCTCCGCAACCCGCAGTGATCTCTGGTCCTTGGAAAGTccatgatggaaagaaaaagtccacCGGCACCTCAGCCTCCATTTTCATCTTTGACAAGAAGTCACTCGAGTCACGTCCGAGTGGTCTAGGCGGTCgctcctcctcttcctcggcaaaGAAATTACACGAGGATGTCGTTGAACGACTTAAACGGGAAGCAAGTAGCCTGACACGGCTCAGACATCCCTCTGTGCTCCAGGTTCTAGAGCCCGTGGAGGAAACCCGCGGTGGTGGTCTCATGTTTGTGACTGAGCAAATAACCACATCTCTTGCTAGGCTCCTGCAAGAGAAAGATGCGCAAGAAAGCAACTCGAGGTTAGGCTCGAGGTCTAGCCGTTACATGGTAGAAGAACCTGATGGAACCCGAAGGCGAAGAGATTTGGAGATTGACGAGCTAGAAATCCAAAAGGGACTTTTGCAAGTTGCCAAGGGTCTCGAGTTCCTTCACGAATCTGCGGGTCTTGTACACGGCAATCTTAACCCCGAGGCCATTTTTATCAATGCCAAATCCGACTGGAAGATATCAGGCCTTGGGTTTGCCGGCCCGCCCAACTCCAGTGACTCTCggtcttctcttccaccgtTAGCTTTGTCAGAAGTCCTTTACCAGGACCCTCGCCTCCCTCCCTCCGTCCAGTTGAATCTGGACTACACATCACCCGATTTTGCATTGGACTCCAATGTAACTACTTCTGCGGACCTGTTCTCCcttggcatcatcatcgtagCTTTATATAACTCTCCGCACATCTCTCCGCTCCAGGCTCATTCGAATCTGAGCTCATACAGGAAACTGCTCAGCTCTCCATCTACGACGCCATCACAAGGCAACAATTTTCTTTGCTCAGGCACTATTCCGAGGGACCTCGTTACGCACGTATTGCCCCGGCTAATAACTAGGCGACCAGCGCAGCGTTTGAATGCCCGTGAATTCCAGCAATCACAATATTTCGATAACATATTAGTATCAACGATCCGTTTCTTGGAGTCCTTGCCAGCCAAGAATCAGTATGAGAAATCACAATTCATGCGTGGGCTGCAGCGGGTCATCTCAGAATTTCCAGTGTCCGtgttggaaagaaaagtcttgGGCATATTGTTGGACGAGCTGAAAGATCGTGAACTCTTACCGCTAATTTTACAAAATATCTTTGCGATCCTCCAGCGCATACCCAATGCACGTCGTACATTTCCAGAGAAGGTAATTCCTCGAATCAAAGAGCTGTTTCCGTCAGAAAAAGCTGCCGTTCATGAACGCGATGCTAAGAAAGATGCGGGCCTCATGGTTGTTCTTGAACACATGAAAATCGTGGCGCAGAACTGCTCTGGAAAGGAGCTAAAGGACGATGTTTTGCCACTAATCCGGCTAGGTCTAGACTCGCCTACTCATTCCTTGGTAGACGGGGCTATCAAGTGCTTGCCTGTCATCCTTCCAATACTTGATTTTAGCACCGTCAAGAATGAGGTCTTCCCTCCAATCGCCTCTACATTTAGTCGAACAAACAGCCTTGCTATTAAAGTACGATGCCTGGAAGCATTCACTGCGCTGTGCGGTGGCTCTCCAAGCGAAGGAGAGCCGGTCGAAGATGACTTGTCTGGGTTGGTCCAGAAAGGCAAACCACAGCCAATCAAGTCATCTATTTTGGACAAGTATACGATCCAGGAAAAACTCGTCCCATCACTTAAAGCGATCAAAACGAAGGAGCCGGCTGTCATGATGGCGGCCTTGCATGTGTTTCAACAGATTGGCACAATTGCTGATACCGAATTCCTTGCTCTGGAGGTTCTCCCAATCCTGTGGAGTTTCGGTCTAGGACCACTTCTCAATTTAAATCAATTTGGAGAATTTATGAACCTGATTAAAAATATAGCCTCGAAGATTGAGCGTgaacagaggaagaaacTTCAGGAGCTCTCTTCGGGAATAGACTCAAGCGGGTTCCAAAACGGCGCGGGGAGTTCCTCGAAGATACCTGATAGCTCAACACAATCCAATGCGGATTCCACGAGAGATAACTTTGAGCGCCTTGTCCTTGGACGGGGTCCTGATGTTTCAAACTCCAAGGATACTGATCCCTGGAGCAGTATGCTCTTGGAGGAGGCGTCTTCTCAAAAGAAACCACCCACAGCATTTTCGTGGTCAACAAATATGGTCGAGTCGGCTAGCAGAGGCAATGCCACGTCGGGTACTTCTGGCCTTAGTATGCGCTCCATTACACCTGATTATAACTTGCACTCGTTTCCCTCGTTGGAGCCTACTGCTAGGCAACCATCCTCTCCAGCGCCCGCATTTCCCACCTTACAAGCAAAGTCACCTGCCACTTGGAATACACCGAGCTCTCCGAATAGCCAGAATTCTTTGTCTGGTCCATCATTAGGGGCTTTAGCTAATATGAAGGCTTCCGGTGCCTCCATGTCTGGACCAAGCGTACAACCAACCCCTGGTTTTGCTGCGTTCTCCATCCCTCCACCTCCGTCTTCTCATATCGCGTTGGGAACCTTCCCAGGCTCTGGTAGTCTAGCAGCTGCAAACAAGTCCCCCTTGGGGATAAATGTTGCCCACGATGCATCCTCAAACAACAGTGTATCACAACCACAAGGCAATGCAAAGCAGGGGCTTGACAAGTACGAGAGTTTATTGTGA